Proteins encoded within one genomic window of Neorhizobium galegae bv. orientalis str. HAMBI 540:
- a CDS encoding acetyl-CoA C-acetyltransferase — protein sequence MTEVFIYDHVRTPRGRGKKDGALHEVPSVRLAAKTLEAIRDRNGLDTSYIDDIIMGCVDPVMDAGAVIPKAAAFEAGYSTRAPGMQISRFCASGLDAVNFAAGKVAAGSDDIVIAGGVESMSRVGMGMSGGSWYMDPSVNFPAYFMPQGVSADLIATKYGFSRDDVDAYAVESQKRAAKAWDAGYFKNSVIPVKDQNGLVILDRDEHMRPTTDMQSLASLNPSFQMPGEMGGFEAVGIQAHPEIERINYVHHAGNSSGIVDGAAAVLIGSKAGGEAMNLKPRARIRHFANIGSDPALMLTGPVDVTEKLLARSGMKIADIDLFELNEAFAAVVLRYMQAFEISHDRINVNGGAIAMGHPLGATGAMILGTVLDELERRDLNTALVTLCIGAGMGTATVIERV from the coding sequence ATGACTGAAGTCTTCATTTACGACCACGTCCGCACGCCGCGTGGCCGCGGCAAGAAGGATGGGGCGCTGCACGAGGTGCCGTCCGTGCGCCTCGCCGCCAAGACGCTGGAAGCGATCCGCGACCGCAACGGCCTCGATACGTCTTATATCGACGACATCATCATGGGCTGCGTCGATCCGGTCATGGATGCCGGCGCCGTCATCCCCAAGGCCGCGGCCTTCGAGGCCGGATATTCCACCAGGGCGCCCGGCATGCAGATCTCCCGCTTCTGCGCCTCGGGCCTCGATGCGGTCAATTTCGCGGCCGGCAAGGTCGCGGCCGGGTCGGACGACATCGTCATCGCCGGCGGCGTCGAGAGCATGTCGCGGGTCGGCATGGGCATGTCCGGCGGCTCCTGGTACATGGACCCGTCGGTCAATTTCCCCGCCTATTTCATGCCGCAGGGCGTCTCGGCCGACCTGATCGCCACCAAGTACGGGTTTTCCCGTGACGATGTCGACGCCTATGCCGTCGAGAGCCAGAAGCGTGCGGCCAAGGCCTGGGACGCCGGCTACTTCAAGAACTCGGTCATTCCGGTCAAAGACCAGAACGGCCTCGTGATCCTCGACCGCGACGAGCACATGCGCCCGACCACCGACATGCAGTCGCTGGCCTCGCTCAACCCGTCGTTCCAGATGCCGGGCGAGATGGGCGGGTTTGAGGCGGTCGGCATCCAGGCGCATCCGGAAATCGAGCGGATCAATTACGTCCACCATGCCGGCAATTCGTCGGGCATCGTCGACGGCGCCGCGGCCGTGCTGATCGGCTCGAAGGCCGGCGGTGAGGCCATGAACCTGAAACCCCGCGCCCGCATCCGCCACTTCGCCAATATCGGCTCCGATCCGGCGCTGATGCTGACCGGCCCGGTCGACGTCACCGAAAAGTTGCTTGCCCGCTCCGGCATGAAGATTGCCGATATCGACCTCTTCGAGCTCAATGAAGCCTTCGCCGCCGTCGTACTGCGCTATATGCAGGCCTTCGAGATCAGCCACGACAGGATCAACGTCAACGGCGGCGCCATCGCCATGGGCCACCCGCTCGGCGCCACCGGCGCGATGATCCTCGGCACGGTCTTGGACGAGTTGGAACGCCGCGATCTCAACACCGCGCTGGTCACGCTCTGCATCGGCGCCGGCATGGGCACTGCGACGGTTATCGAACGCGTGTGA
- a CDS encoding 3-hydroxyacyl-CoA dehydrogenase NAD-binding domain-containing protein, translated as MSTYKNFTVETDADGIALVTWDMPDKSMNVFTMEVMDEIDAIVDVTVADAAVKGVVFTSGKSSFSGGADLTMIKSMFSMLAEEQARDPATAAQKLFDAAGRMSWLWRKVETNGKPWVSAINGTCMGGAFELSLACHGRVAANSKSVKIALPEVKVGIFPGAGGTQRVPRLANAQDALQMMTTGSSLTAQRAKAMGLVHQVVEPAELINAAKQMIKDGLKAVAPWDEKGFKVPGGGIWTPAAAQLWPAAPAILRRESAGNYPGALAILKCVYEGLQLPFDTGLKVEQRYFTEILRTTEAFSMIRSLFVSMQELGKGARRPAGIPKTEFSKIGVVGAGFMGASIAYVTAAAGIPVILVDQTQEAAEKGKAHSEKLVADQVGKGRMTKEEGEKLLALITPTPDYKALSDASLVVEAVFEDRAVKKAVIEAVEAVIPETTIFASNTSTLPITGLAENSKRADQFIGVHFFSPVEKMMLTEVILGEKSGDKALAVALDFVAAIKKTPIVVNDTRGFYVNRCVFRYINEAYDMLIEGVPAAMIENAAKMAGMPVGPLSLNDEVAVDLSQKIMKASIADLGPNAVKPEHMALVDQLVDVFDRRGRKNSKGFYEYPAKPAKKFLWPELKTLYPQKKASEVDVSVLKQRLLVTIALEAARTVEEGIVTDPREADVGSILGFGFAPYTGGTLSYIDGMGVKNFVALCEKLAASYGPHFKPTPLLKDMAAKGETFYGRFDPYAKVGEAA; from the coding sequence ATGAGCACCTACAAGAACTTCACCGTCGAAACCGACGCGGACGGCATTGCTCTCGTTACCTGGGACATGCCTGACAAATCCATGAACGTCTTCACCATGGAAGTGATGGACGAGATCGACGCGATCGTCGATGTGACGGTTGCGGATGCGGCCGTCAAGGGCGTCGTCTTCACGTCCGGCAAGTCGTCCTTCTCCGGCGGCGCCGATCTCACCATGATCAAGTCGATGTTCTCGATGCTCGCCGAGGAGCAGGCCAGGGACCCGGCGACCGCCGCGCAAAAGCTGTTCGATGCCGCCGGCCGCATGTCGTGGCTGTGGCGCAAGGTCGAGACCAACGGCAAGCCGTGGGTTTCGGCGATCAACGGCACCTGCATGGGCGGGGCGTTCGAGCTGTCGCTCGCCTGCCACGGCCGCGTTGCCGCCAATTCCAAGTCGGTAAAAATCGCGCTGCCGGAAGTCAAGGTCGGCATCTTCCCGGGCGCCGGCGGCACCCAGCGCGTGCCGCGGCTGGCCAACGCCCAGGACGCCCTGCAGATGATGACCACAGGTTCGTCGCTGACCGCCCAGCGCGCCAAGGCCATGGGCCTCGTGCACCAGGTCGTCGAGCCCGCCGAGCTGATCAATGCCGCCAAGCAGATGATCAAGGACGGCCTCAAAGCGGTCGCCCCCTGGGACGAAAAGGGTTTCAAGGTCCCCGGTGGCGGCATCTGGACGCCCGCTGCAGCCCAGCTCTGGCCAGCCGCCCCCGCCATCCTGCGCCGCGAAAGCGCCGGCAACTATCCGGGTGCGCTCGCCATCCTGAAATGCGTCTATGAAGGCCTGCAGCTTCCCTTCGATACAGGCCTCAAGGTCGAGCAGCGGTATTTCACCGAGATCCTGCGCACCACCGAAGCGTTTTCGATGATCCGCTCTCTGTTCGTCTCCATGCAGGAGCTCGGCAAGGGCGCCCGCCGCCCGGCCGGTATCCCGAAGACGGAGTTCTCCAAGATCGGCGTCGTCGGCGCCGGCTTCATGGGCGCCTCGATCGCCTATGTGACGGCCGCCGCCGGCATTCCCGTCATCCTCGTCGACCAGACCCAAGAAGCCGCCGAGAAGGGCAAGGCCCATTCCGAAAAGCTGGTGGCCGATCAGGTCGGCAAGGGCCGGATGACCAAGGAGGAGGGCGAAAAGCTTCTCGCGCTGATTACCCCCACCCCGGATTACAAGGCGCTGTCCGACGCAAGCCTCGTCGTCGAGGCGGTGTTCGAGGATCGCGCGGTGAAGAAGGCGGTCATCGAGGCGGTCGAAGCGGTCATCCCGGAAACCACCATCTTTGCCTCCAACACATCCACCCTGCCGATCACCGGCCTTGCGGAGAATTCGAAGCGTGCCGACCAGTTCATCGGCGTGCATTTTTTCTCGCCGGTCGAAAAGATGATGCTGACCGAGGTCATCCTCGGCGAAAAATCGGGAGACAAGGCGCTCGCCGTGGCGCTCGATTTCGTCGCCGCGATCAAGAAGACCCCGATCGTCGTCAACGATACCCGCGGCTTTTATGTCAACCGCTGCGTCTTCCGGTATATCAACGAAGCCTATGACATGCTCATCGAAGGCGTGCCGGCGGCGATGATCGAGAATGCCGCAAAGATGGCCGGCATGCCGGTCGGCCCGTTGTCGCTCAACGACGAGGTCGCCGTCGATCTGTCCCAGAAGATCATGAAGGCCTCGATCGCCGATCTCGGCCCCAACGCCGTCAAGCCGGAGCACATGGCGCTCGTCGACCAGCTGGTCGACGTGTTCGACCGCCGCGGCCGCAAGAATTCGAAGGGCTTTTACGAATACCCGGCCAAGCCCGCCAAGAAATTCCTCTGGCCCGAGCTGAAAACCCTCTACCCGCAGAAAAAGGCCTCGGAGGTGGATGTTAGCGTCCTGAAACAGCGCCTGCTGGTGACGATCGCGCTCGAAGCCGCCCGCACCGTCGAGGAAGGCATCGTCACCGATCCGCGCGAAGCCGACGTCGGCTCCATCCTCGGCTTCGGCTTCGCCCCCTATACCGGCGGCACGCTCTCCTACATCGACGGCATGGGTGTGAAGAACTTTGTCGCCCTCTGCGAAAAGCTGGCCGCAAGCTACGGCCCCCACTTCAAGCCGACACCGCTCTTGAAGGACATGGCGGCGAAGGGCGAGACGTTTTATGGGCGGTTTGACCCGTATGCGAAGGTGGGGGAGGCGGCTTGA
- a CDS encoding BrnA antitoxin family protein, which yields MSRKPDPVPHFSTEAEERTYWEHHDSADHVDWSKAANVRLPNLKPSSTSISLRLPNSLLEQIKVAAGKRDVPYQSLIKIWLAEKVDTSGAKR from the coding sequence ATGAGCAGAAAGCCTGATCCCGTGCCGCACTTCAGTACGGAAGCCGAAGAGCGGACCTATTGGGAACACCATGATTCCGCTGATCATGTCGACTGGAGCAAGGCCGCGAACGTGCGATTGCCGAACCTGAAGCCGTCATCCACGTCGATCTCCTTGCGTCTGCCCAACTCGCTTCTGGAACAGATCAAGGTTGCCGCTGGCAAGCGTGATGTCCCATACCAGTCGCTGATCAAGATCTGGCTTGCCGAGAAAGTCGATACATCTGGAGCAAAACGATGA
- a CDS encoding BrnT family toxin, producing MIDWELIVGFEWDEANARKSADKHDVSQSEAEQVFFNEPLLMIPDLRHSFTEQRIHALGRTDDGRLLHITFTLGANETRIRVISAGDMSRKERSYYEQKA from the coding sequence ATGATCGATTGGGAACTGATTGTCGGATTCGAGTGGGACGAGGCAAATGCCCGCAAGAGTGCCGACAAACACGACGTCAGCCAGAGCGAAGCTGAGCAGGTGTTCTTTAACGAGCCGCTGCTGATGATACCCGATCTGAGACATAGCTTTACCGAGCAGCGCATTCATGCGCTCGGTCGGACCGATGACGGAAGGTTGCTCCATATCACCTTCACGCTTGGGGCAAACGAAACGAGAATCCGGGTGATTTCCGCCGGGGATATGAGCCGGAAGGAGCGGAGCTATTATGAGCAGAAAGCCTGA
- a CDS encoding YdeI/OmpD-associated family protein, which yields MDLATEALAFTDPADWASWLTAHHATSSGAWLQIGKKNPKRTLITIDEALDVALCHGWIDSQRKGFDAACYLQRYSPRRAKSPWSKLNVDRVAQLTQAGRMQPAGLAEVEAAKADGRWVVAYAPQREAGLPDDLMAALAENAAASAAFEKLDKTGQYAVVLPLLKATTPKIRAARLEKAVAKLEKLE from the coding sequence ATGGACCTTGCCACCGAAGCCCTCGCCTTCACCGATCCCGCGGATTGGGCCTCCTGGCTCACCGCCCACCACGCCACCTCATCCGGCGCCTGGCTGCAGATCGGCAAGAAGAACCCGAAGCGGACCCTGATCACCATCGACGAGGCGCTGGACGTGGCGCTCTGCCATGGCTGGATCGACAGCCAGCGCAAGGGCTTCGATGCCGCCTGCTATCTGCAGCGGTATTCGCCGCGCCGCGCCAAAAGCCCGTGGTCGAAGCTTAATGTCGATCGGGTGGCGCAGCTCACGCAGGCCGGGCGGATGCAGCCGGCGGGATTGGCGGAAGTCGAGGCGGCGAAGGCCGACGGACGCTGGGTGGTCGCCTATGCGCCGCAGCGCGAGGCCGGCCTGCCGGACGACCTGATGGCGGCGCTCGCTGAAAATGCCGCCGCCAGCGCTGCCTTCGAAAAGCTCGACAAGACCGGCCAGTACGCGGTCGTCCTGCCGCTCCTCAAAGCTACGACCCCGAAAATCCGCGCCGCGCGGCTCGAAAAGGCGGTCGCGAAGCTGGAAAAACTTGAATAG
- a CDS encoding type IV toxin-antitoxin system AbiEi family antitoxin, with protein MAISRGEKLRTLLDAWVPGMVATSAWLKGLGVSPQHAQQYVSSHWLEPVAMGVFRRPSETPTWEGALYSLQTQLDLQVHVGALSALASEGSAHYMRLGRETVFLFSKTGGVLPGWFRTHDWGVDLRHTQTQFLPAHLGVRDTEMGGFRLKASTAERAILECLHLAPKTVDLMETFEVLEGLRTLRPALMQSLLEACASIKVKRLFLFMADKASLPVLSHLHTDALDLGTGDRAMVKGGVYIAKHRLIVPKELAVHE; from the coding sequence ATGGCTATATCACGAGGTGAAAAACTAAGGACACTTTTGGATGCGTGGGTTCCCGGAATGGTGGCGACCAGCGCCTGGCTCAAAGGCCTGGGCGTGTCACCTCAACACGCCCAACAATACGTCTCCAGCCATTGGCTCGAACCGGTGGCAATGGGCGTGTTCCGGCGGCCCAGCGAGACCCCGACCTGGGAAGGCGCCCTCTACAGTCTGCAAACCCAGCTCGATCTGCAGGTCCATGTCGGCGCCCTGAGCGCACTCGCATCGGAGGGGTCGGCCCATTACATGCGGCTGGGTCGCGAAACCGTCTTCCTTTTTTCCAAGACGGGGGGCGTTCTGCCCGGCTGGTTCAGGACCCATGATTGGGGTGTCGATCTTCGGCATACACAAACACAATTCCTGCCCGCCCATCTCGGTGTCCGGGACACCGAGATGGGCGGGTTCAGGCTGAAAGCCTCGACAGCCGAGCGCGCCATCCTCGAATGTCTGCACCTGGCACCGAAGACGGTCGATCTGATGGAGACCTTTGAGGTGCTGGAGGGCCTTCGAACGTTGCGCCCCGCTCTGATGCAGTCGCTGCTGGAAGCCTGCGCCTCCATCAAGGTCAAACGTCTTTTCCTCTTCATGGCGGACAAGGCTTCCCTGCCGGTTCTCTCTCATCTGCACACCGACGCGCTTGACTTGGGGACCGGAGACCGAGCGATGGTGAAGGGCGGCGTCTATATCGCCAAACATCGCCTGATCGTGCCCAAGGAACTGGCCGTCCATGAATGA
- a CDS encoding nucleotidyl transferase AbiEii/AbiGii toxin family protein yields the protein MNEAYRHQVRLLLDVLPLVAEEKVFALKGGTAINLFERDLPRLSVDIDLTYLPFDARDAALAAISEALQRIRARIEKTVAKTRVTLVVQPGGLEAKLHCQRGRVQIKIEVNPTLRGHLMPTRLMSCTARVQDEFEMFVEAPVVSHGEPFRGKICAATDRARRRSLSSGRRPPIPANTTSNSLRCGPAVRQPRAAHGPCHRSPRHHRSCGLGLLAFRPSRHLVRIWCQYRSNAPQ from the coding sequence ATGAATGAGGCATACAGACACCAAGTGCGGTTGCTGCTGGATGTCCTTCCCCTCGTTGCCGAGGAGAAGGTGTTCGCTCTCAAAGGCGGAACGGCGATCAATCTCTTCGAGCGTGATCTTCCCAGGCTCTCCGTCGACATTGACCTCACCTATCTGCCATTCGACGCACGAGATGCCGCCTTGGCCGCGATCTCCGAAGCGCTGCAGCGGATCAGGGCCCGCATCGAGAAGACCGTCGCCAAGACCCGGGTCACGCTCGTCGTCCAGCCAGGCGGCCTCGAAGCCAAGCTGCACTGCCAGCGTGGCCGCGTTCAGATCAAGATCGAAGTCAATCCAACGCTTCGCGGTCATCTCATGCCGACGCGGCTCATGTCCTGTACGGCCCGCGTGCAGGACGAGTTTGAAATGTTCGTGGAGGCCCCCGTCGTTTCCCACGGCGAACCGTTCCGCGGGAAAATCTGCGCCGCCACTGACCGCGCCAGGCGTCGGAGCCTGTCATCCGGTCGCCGACCGCCGATCCCTGCCAACACAACGAGCAATAGCTTGCGATGCGGACCGGCAGTTCGCCAACCGAGAGCCGCCCATGGACCTTGCCACCGAAGCCCTCGCCATCACCGATCCTGCGGATTGGGCCTCCTGGCTTTCCGCCCATCACGCCACCTCGTCCGCATCTGGTGTCAGTACCGGAGCAATGCTCCCCAATAG
- the cysN gene encoding sulfate adenylyltransferase subunit CysN, whose product MNASIDGQFHTSTLAEYLAAQNDMDLLRFLTCGSVDDGKSSLIGRLLYDTNLIFEDQLAGIERDSRRFGTTGEDTDLALLVDGLQAEREQGITIDVAYRFFTTDKRKFIVADTPGHEQYTRNMATGASNSDVAVILIDARKGILSQTRRHSFIVSLLGIRHVVLAVNKIDLIDYSQERFDGIVAGYREFASDLGFQALQAIPVSARHGDNVVTRSFNMPWYEGPPLLEHLEAVDISDNRREMPFRFQVQWVNRPNLDFRGLSGTIASGTVCPGDELTVATSGRSTKVKSIVTYDGELPRAIAGQAVTLTLNDEIDASRGDVLCPPTSRPEVADQFQARLIWMSEHALIPGRRLLIKIGTHIVAATVTSIRYKVDVNTFARLAAKTLQLNEVGVVNIVTSERVTYESYLANPSMGAFIVIDQMTNMTLAAGMVDHGLWRATNVHWQAITVSKETRAEIKSQRPVLLWFTGISGAGKSTIANLVEKRLLGLGYHTYLLDGDNVRQGLNKDLGFTVSDRVENIRRIAEVAKLMIDAGIITLVSFISPFRAERQLARELVAEREFVEIYVSTPPSVAEERDPKGLYAKARRGELKNFTGIDSVYEIPDNPDLLLDTTIRSAEDLAEDVLAFIHTRIKRV is encoded by the coding sequence ATGAACGCTAGCATTGACGGGCAGTTTCATACCTCGACTCTCGCCGAATATCTGGCCGCCCAGAATGATATGGATCTCCTGCGCTTCCTGACGTGCGGCAGCGTTGACGACGGAAAGTCATCCCTGATAGGCCGCCTACTCTACGACACCAACCTAATTTTCGAGGACCAACTCGCCGGTATTGAGCGCGATTCTAGAAGGTTTGGCACGACCGGTGAGGACACGGATCTCGCCCTTTTGGTCGATGGTCTGCAGGCCGAGCGCGAACAGGGTATCACGATTGACGTCGCCTATCGCTTCTTCACTACCGACAAACGAAAGTTCATTGTGGCCGATACACCAGGCCATGAGCAATACACCCGCAATATGGCGACGGGCGCGTCGAACTCTGATGTCGCCGTTATTCTAATCGACGCTCGCAAGGGCATCCTTTCCCAGACGCGACGCCATTCCTTCATCGTATCGTTGCTCGGGATCCGGCACGTAGTGCTCGCCGTCAACAAAATTGACTTGATTGACTACAGCCAAGAACGTTTCGATGGCATCGTTGCCGGTTATCGAGAATTTGCGTCGGACTTAGGCTTTCAGGCGCTGCAAGCGATCCCTGTATCGGCGCGCCATGGGGACAATGTTGTCACCCGTAGTTTCAACATGCCTTGGTACGAGGGCCCCCCGTTGCTTGAGCACCTGGAAGCAGTCGATATTTCCGACAATCGGAGGGAGATGCCTTTTCGTTTTCAAGTCCAGTGGGTGAACCGACCAAACCTCGATTTTCGGGGTCTTTCCGGCACCATCGCGTCCGGCACCGTTTGTCCGGGCGACGAATTAACCGTTGCCACATCCGGCAGGAGTACCAAAGTCAAATCCATTGTCACCTATGATGGCGAGTTGCCGCGTGCGATTGCTGGCCAGGCCGTGACATTGACGCTGAACGATGAGATCGACGCTTCACGCGGCGATGTACTCTGTCCACCGACATCGCGTCCCGAGGTAGCAGATCAGTTCCAAGCGCGGCTGATATGGATGAGCGAGCATGCACTCATCCCCGGCCGTCGTTTGCTGATCAAGATCGGGACGCATATCGTCGCGGCCACCGTGACCAGCATCCGCTACAAGGTCGATGTAAATACATTCGCGCGGCTTGCTGCGAAAACGCTTCAACTCAATGAAGTGGGCGTCGTGAATATCGTCACCAGCGAGCGCGTCACCTATGAGTCCTATCTCGCAAATCCCTCAATGGGTGCCTTCATTGTCATCGACCAGATGACCAATATGACCCTTGCCGCTGGCATGGTCGACCACGGTCTGTGGCGCGCGACCAACGTTCATTGGCAGGCGATAACAGTTTCTAAGGAGACCCGCGCAGAGATCAAGAGCCAGAGACCGGTACTCCTCTGGTTTACAGGGATTTCCGGGGCCGGCAAATCAACCATCGCCAACCTGGTGGAAAAAAGGCTGCTTGGTCTCGGCTACCACACCTATTTGCTCGACGGCGACAACGTACGCCAAGGGCTGAATAAGGATCTCGGCTTCACGGTTTCCGATCGGGTCGAAAACATCCGGCGAATCGCTGAGGTAGCGAAGCTTATGATAGACGCGGGCATCATCACGCTAGTTTCCTTCATTTCGCCCTTTCGCGCCGAGCGCCAATTAGCGCGCGAGTTGGTGGCTGAAAGGGAGTTCGTGGAAATTTACGTCTCTACGCCTCCTTCGGTCGCCGAGGAGCGTGATCCGAAAGGACTGTATGCCAAGGCCCGCCGCGGAGAGTTGAAAAATTTTACTGGTATTGATAGTGTCTATGAGATCCCTGACAATCCCGATCTTCTGCTAGATACGACAATCCGAAGTGCGGAAGACCTCGCGGAAGACGTATTGGCGTTTATACATACCCGGATCAAACGAGTATGA
- the cysD gene encoding sulfate adenylyltransferase subunit CysD — protein sequence MCFDRLEKSRHLKRLEDDSIFIMREVAAEFKKPVMLYSVGKDSSVMLHLAMKAFYPSKPPFPLLHIDTTWKFREMIDFRDRMAMERGLSLITHTNQEGLRDNINPFEYGSSIYTNVMKTDALRQALDAGGFDAAFGGARRDEEKTRAKERIFSFRTANHTWNPKNQRPELWNLYNTRVKSSESIRVFPLSNWTELDIWQYILLENIPIVPLYLASKRPVVERDGQWIMVDDERLPLQPGEKPRMKSVRFRTLGCYPLTAAIESEACTVEEIIAEMLVARTSERSGRLIDHDDEGSLERKKRQGYF from the coding sequence ATGTGCTTTGATAGATTGGAGAAGTCTAGGCATCTGAAACGGCTGGAAGATGACTCAATCTTTATAATGCGCGAGGTGGCGGCCGAATTCAAAAAACCAGTAATGCTCTATTCGGTCGGCAAAGATTCGTCGGTGATGCTGCATCTGGCGATGAAGGCATTTTATCCTTCCAAGCCGCCATTTCCGCTCCTGCATATCGACACGACCTGGAAATTTCGGGAGATGATCGACTTCCGCGACCGCATGGCGATGGAGCGAGGCCTAAGTCTGATCACACACACCAACCAGGAAGGGCTACGCGACAACATTAATCCGTTCGAATATGGATCGAGCATTTATACCAACGTTATGAAGACGGATGCGCTCCGGCAGGCGCTTGATGCGGGAGGTTTTGACGCGGCCTTCGGTGGCGCTCGTCGCGACGAGGAGAAGACTCGCGCCAAGGAGCGCATTTTTTCCTTTCGCACTGCCAATCACACCTGGAATCCCAAGAACCAGCGTCCTGAACTCTGGAACCTTTACAATACCCGAGTGAAGTCGAGCGAATCGATCAGGGTCTTTCCGCTGTCGAACTGGACCGAGCTCGACATTTGGCAATATATCCTGCTCGAAAACATACCGATCGTTCCTCTCTATTTAGCATCCAAACGTCCAGTCGTAGAACGGGACGGGCAGTGGATCATGGTTGATGACGAACGGCTACCGCTGCAGCCGGGTGAAAAGCCGCGGATGAAGTCAGTGCGCTTCCGTACCCTCGGTTGCTACCCGCTAACCGCCGCTATCGAGTCGGAGGCATGCACAGTGGAGGAAATCATCGCGGAGATGCTGGTCGCGCGCACCTCGGAACGCTCGGGGCGGCTGATCGATCATGACGATGAGGGCTCACTGGAAAGAAAGAAACGCCAAGGATACTTCTGA
- a CDS encoding acyltransferase family protein has translation MGDNQDELVKTRAVSDGSLIDSVGGSIGNVEMRNRAADGLRGIASVVVALSHFVHAFWPALMRNDSADPELNVQRMTLIERVLGSPPATIFFNGHFAVLIFFVLSGFVLSRPAIDGKHNTLRSRAWGRYFRLNIPIAVASLLSWLILTAGLNWNHEAAILSSSDWFGEYFQRDISLLTLLKASLYAGLLGSTVLIPPVWSLKVEFLGSLLLLSALALSPSRRGNLLSLAACSLGIVLLKPDDFIFFLCFFAGAALNYVRISVVAGVICTALGLMLGAYRSSDGLFIWVPIFPSANTAYNAVGAVLLVAAVCRAGTAERFLQSSIPQFLGRISYSLYLLHFIVLCTIASYTVVLVGVNPIGLTLSLAAYLLVTIILSVAFTRYIDSYAINSGHKFSLFVGLADKAKSN, from the coding sequence ATGGGTGACAATCAGGATGAATTGGTCAAAACGAGAGCGGTCTCTGATGGGAGCTTAATCGATTCCGTTGGTGGTTCTATTGGCAATGTGGAGATGAGAAATCGAGCCGCGGACGGACTCCGGGGAATAGCCTCCGTGGTTGTTGCTCTCTCCCACTTTGTTCATGCTTTCTGGCCTGCGCTAATGCGAAACGACTCCGCAGACCCAGAACTCAATGTGCAGCGAATGACCCTTATTGAGCGGGTTCTCGGTAGCCCGCCAGCGACCATTTTTTTTAATGGCCATTTCGCAGTTTTGATATTCTTTGTCCTTTCCGGTTTCGTTCTTAGCCGGCCGGCGATCGACGGGAAGCACAACACCTTACGGTCGCGTGCTTGGGGAAGATATTTCAGGCTTAACATTCCAATTGCCGTCGCAAGCCTCCTATCCTGGCTAATCCTAACGGCGGGCCTTAACTGGAACCATGAAGCGGCTATACTTTCCTCGTCGGATTGGTTCGGAGAATATTTTCAGCGCGATATTTCTCTCCTGACCTTATTGAAAGCGAGCTTATATGCCGGTCTTTTGGGGTCAACGGTTTTGATCCCCCCTGTCTGGTCGCTGAAAGTAGAGTTCCTCGGATCGCTGCTATTGCTCAGTGCTCTTGCCCTTTCGCCCTCGAGAAGAGGCAATCTTTTATCTTTGGCCGCCTGCTCGCTTGGTATCGTCCTTCTTAAGCCAGATGACTTCATCTTCTTCTTGTGTTTCTTTGCCGGCGCTGCGCTGAACTACGTCCGCATATCAGTTGTGGCTGGAGTTATTTGTACTGCCCTGGGTCTGATGCTCGGTGCTTATCGATCCAGCGATGGGCTATTTATTTGGGTACCAATCTTTCCTTCTGCCAACACTGCCTACAATGCGGTTGGCGCTGTCCTTTTGGTGGCAGCAGTGTGCAGGGCAGGAACCGCTGAAAGGTTTTTACAATCTTCAATTCCGCAATTCCTGGGAAGAATATCTTACTCGCTATACCTACTTCATTTTATTGTTCTCTGCACTATCGCCAGCTACACCGTCGTCCTAGTGGGCGTTAATCCTATTGGACTCACCCTTTCTCTAGCCGCGTACTTACTTGTAACTATTATCTTATCCGTGGCCTTTACCCGTTACATCGACAGTTACGCTATCAATTCCGGCCACAAATTCTCCCTCTTCGTGGGGTTAGCGGATAAGGCTAAATCAAATTGA